From Candidatus Wallbacteria bacterium:
TGGAAATGAGGATCGGAAGCGGATATGCCATTGATTTCAAACCTATTCAGGGCTGGACTCCGCCGAAGCAGCTTACAGGCACAGTCTGGTCTGAGAATACTGAACAAACCGGTAATTACTGCCTGATCGGCTCGACTCTCTGCGTGCAGATCATGCCTGAGCGGCTGAAGTCATATGCCTCCTGGCGATTGACAGGCGAAGACTGGCAAAGTAGCGGGGCATCAGTAATCATACCAGTTGGGGCGACTTTTGAACTGGAATTCGCAGATTATCAGGGATTTGATACTCCTGCGCATATAAAGGGCAGGAAAAGTTCATGGTCAGAAACTGTGAATGCTGTGTATGAACCTGAAGCAGGGTCATGGAAGCTTGTAACTGATACAGTGGAATTTCCCCAAAGATTCGATTTCGCCGCATTAACATTTTCCTCGGAAATTTATGTGATCGCAGGCAGGCATGACACGCAGGAGCTGGCAGATGTCTGGAAATCTTCTAATGGCGTTAACTGGACTTGCGAAACTAGTTCTGCAGCCTTTGGAGCCCGTTCCCTGCACTCCTGCGCAGTATATGATGGAAAGATCTGGCTGGTCGGAGGCTGGGACGGCAGCGTGGAATTGGGAGACGTCTGGGCAAGCTCAGATGGAGCTGATTGGACGCTTGTAACCTACCAGACAGCCTTTGGTACAAGAAGAAATACACATCTTGTAGAACATGACGGGGTCTTATGGTGTTTTGGCGGCAGGCGGGATTCCCTTGAGCTGACTGATGTCTGGAAATCGATAAACGGAAGCGATTGGACGCTTGTAACTGCTGAAACAGGAGTATCCTTTGCTTCCGCCACCACAATCATTTCTTATCACGGTTCCTTTTATCTTATCGGAGGCAGCGAACAGAACGGCTGTTGGAGCAGTCCAGATGGCGAGCACTGGACAAGTATAGTTGTTTCGGCTGGATTCGGAAACAGGTATGGCGCTGCAGTAACAATCTACAATAACTTGATCTGGTCGGCTGGAGGTCTTGAATTTATAGAAAACGGAATTTCTGCTTCAGACGATGCTTGGCATTCAACGGATTGCTCGGTCTGGGAGGAGGATACCGGTAAGGCTGGATTCGGCCTGCGCTATGGTCATGTTCTTGTTTCTTTCCAGGATAAAATCTGGCTGTTGGGCGGCAGCGATTATTCGGGCACACAAAATGATGTCTGGTGTTTTGAAGCAACAAAAGAAGTGCTTTCTGTGCGGTTTCATCCTGTATATGTAGTAAATGCAGGAGCATTTTGGCGTGTTGACGGAGGAGAATGGATCTCTAACTGCGGAACACTTGAGGTTCCGGCCAGTCGGCTATTCACACTCGAATGTAAAGATATTTATTCCTGGATTGCTCCTGCACAGCAATCTCTGGTCATGCCTTCCTGCAATATGAGAGTTGACGTCACCTATGAAACTTCACTGCGTCCGGTGGTAGTATTGATCTCACCGGATCAAGCTGCTACAGATGGTATGAAATGGCGACTTTCCGGCGAGACTGCCTGGCATGATAGCGGTAGTTTTGAGTTATTGGATAGCGGAAGCCCATGTACAGTAGAATGTATTGGATCGGTTTTAGGGTGGAACAAACCTGACCCGGTTTCCCTGACTGTTGATGAATCAGGTTCTACGGTCAGTGTGACCTGCACTCCTGTTCATCATACCCTCACCGTGAACCTCGGACCTGACGAAGCGGTGCAGAGCGGAGCAGCCTGGCGGAGCGTGGGAGCAGAGGAATGGAGGTTTTCAAATTGCAGTGTCGTAGTCCAGGCAGGCAAAGCTTATATCCTGGAATTCAAAGCAACCCCAAGACATCTGACTCCAGCCGGATTATCAGGAATAATGCTTGACCATGACGCTTCAATCACTGTGATTTACTCAGAGCAGACCTGCAGTCTCACCGTGAATCTGGCACCTGAGAAAGCGATACAGCTTGGAGCCGGCTGGAAACTTTCCGGCGAAAGCGAATGGAGAAATTCCGGGACTTCGGCTGCAATACAAATAGGAGACACTTATTCCGTAGAATTCAGTCCATTATCGGATTTGAACAGACCTGCGTCGATTTCCGGAACAATCAATTATTCTCTTACAATTGAACCGTTGTACACAGATAATTTCTGGGATGTGGCGTCAGCCAATGCCGGATTTCAGCCACGCTACGGTGCAGCGGCAATTGCCTTATCGTCTGAAATCCTTCTGACAGGCGGCAGCAACGGTATGTCTGCTCTCAGCGATGTCTGGCATACTCAAACCGGCTTTACCTGGGAAGTCATTACTGCAGAAGCAGGTTTCGGCAATCGTTTTCTGCATTCCCTGCTTGTGCTGAACGGAGAAGCCTGGCTGCTCTGCGGAACCAACGGCTCAAATATTTACGGTGATGTCTGGCATTCAGGAAATGGCAGTGATTGGCAGTGCGCCACCGAAGAGGCGGCCTTTGGCCCCAGATACGGCCAGGCTGCGGCATCGTTCGAGGGCAAGCTCTGGGTTATCGGTGGTAATAGTCCCACAGGTTTGAAAGCTGACGTCTGGTATTCCGAAAACGGTGTCGACTGGAATCTTACAAATGCAACACCCGGCTTTTCAGCGAGATACGGCGCGGCTCTGGCTGCCTATAACGGCAAACTCTGGCTGATTGGTGGAAACGATGGCAGTCCTTTATCCGATGTCTGGTCATCAGAGGACGGCAGCAGTTGGACAGTGGTTTCCCAATCCGCAATCCCTGCCAGATATTATCACAAAGCCATAGGATATGGCGGCAGCCTGTGGGTGATAGGCGGATTTCTCTCCAATGGCAATAGCGGGCTGGAGTCAGACTTCTATTTCTCCACGGACGGAGTGGATTGGACTGTTCATCACGACATCGAAGGTTTTTCAGCCAGAGCGCTGCCCTGTCTGCTCGAAAAATCAGCCAGACTTTGGCTTTTCACAGGTATCAGGCCTTCAGGGCCGATGTCCGACGTATTGTATTCCGCTGATACGGTCGGTTATCAATGCCTGACCGTGGAGATCACGCCTCAGGCGGCAGTTGCTGCCGGGGCTTGCTGGAAACTAGCTTCTGATTCGGCCTGGCGTCAGTCCGGTGCATCTGCCTTGATCGCGGAATACTCTTCCTATGAAATCATGTCCAAAAACATTCCGCATTGGATTGCTCCTGAATCGGTATCCGGAAATATCGGCACTGCCGAATTGAGCATATCCAGGGATTACATTCCGATCATGAAGAGCCTGACAGTCATGTTCGAACCTGTTGCTGCTGTTAACGACGGTGCTGCCTGGAAACTTTCCGGAGAAAGTGAATGGAGATCAACGTCGGCAGTGACTTTGCAAGAAGGGATATACACGATCGAAGCCATGGATGTGAATGGCTGGGTGACTCCGCAAGCCGCAACAATTGATCTTGAGCAGGATTCCTCAGAAACGTTCATCTATCAGTTGCAGAAATATCAGCTGTCAGTGTCTCTTTCTCCCTCACTTGCAGTCAATGAAGGCGCTGCCTGGAGATTTTCTGGAGAAGAGGCATGGAGACAGGCCGGTAATGTAAAACTTGCTCGCGGAACCGACTATGCCATTGAATATCGCGATGTATCAGGCTGGTCTGCACCGGATATCTCATCAGGATCTGTAGGATATGAAAATATACAGATAGTTTCTGAATATGCGGCAAAAAATTACTCTGTTTTCGTGACAATAGATCCATCCTGGGCAAAAGATGCGGGAGCGATGTGGAGATTGGTCGGTGATTCAGTCTGGCACCCCAGCGAAGATACTGTGAATTTACCGCACGATTCAGAATATGCGGTCGAGTTTTCCACAACCGAGGGCTGGATAAAACCTGAAACTGTCAGCGGCACTGTCGGCACGGCAGAGATAAATCTGGCAATGCAATACAAACCGAATAAATACGTGCTGTCTGTCTTGATAGGTCCGGATCTGGCAGTATCCGAATACGTGGGCTGGAGAATAGTCGGAGAAGAAAGATGGAGGACAGCCGGAGATTTGCTGGAAATAGAAAATCATACTCATTATCAGGTGGAATTCAGGGACGTGCAGGGTTGGTCCAATCATGGCTGGCAGGTGGGGGACATTGTGAATTCAGATGTGACTCTCACAGAAGAATGCATTCCTTCAGAGTATGAATTATCCATGAATCTGAATCCGGAAAAGGCCAGGAACGCTGGTGCCAGATGGAGAATTCTGCCTGACGGGGAATGGAAGACTTGTCAAGACAGCCTAACTTTGACACACGGCACTCGATTCTCGCTCGAGTTTTCCGACCTGAACGGCTGGGTCACACCGCAGATCATCGATGGGATAATGCCTGCGGAAAGCACGGTGTTGGACGGAGACTATGCTCCGATCATGCATGCTATTTCCGCAGTTATTCAACCTGATGAGTCAAGAGGAGCTACCTGGTCACTGGCATCTGACATGATCCCGAGAAATAGCGGAGATGCTGCGCAAGTTCAGCAGGGTGACGATTTCCAGGTGATATTCGGAGAACGATATGGCTGGATCAAACCAGATGCAGTTACAGGTAAAGTGGGTGCAGAGGATCTGACCATAACAGGCGAGTATATGCCGCAAAACCAGAGACTGTGCCTGCAGATAGAACCACAATCCGCAATTGATCAGGGAGCGATGTGGCGGCTTGGTGACAGCACTGAACTGCACTATAGCGGCATCGGCGTTGACCTCAGACGAGGAACGTCCTTCGAGATTTTCCTGAGTGACATTATTGGATTTTCTACTCCTGCATCTGTCACTGGTGAGATAGGTGAAGACGATTGTACTTTGACTGCTTCATATACTCCGATAATGCACACCTGCAGCGTTGTGATCTTGCCTCGATTTTTTGGAGACTCTTTTTACGCAGCATTCCAATAGCAACCTCGTAAATATTCCTGTTCAAACTCAAAGGGCGTTTTGTAGCCCAGACTCGAATGCATTCTCCTCCTATTATAGAAGATTTCGATGTATTCGAATATCTTCAGTCTGCATTCCGCTTTCGACCTGTAACTTTGTCCTCGCACCTCCTCTGTTTTCAATGTGTGGAAGAATGATTCGGCTGGCGCATTATCCCAGCAGTTGCCCTTCCGACTCATGCTCTGCTTGAAACCATAGCCTTTCAGAACTTTTCTGAATTCATGACAGGCATATTGAATACCTCGATCTGAATGGAAGATCAGTCTGTCGCTGGGCCTGTGGTTAGCCCAGGCCACTTTCATGGCCTTGATCGCAATCTCTGCTGTCAGATTGTCCTCCAGCGACCATCCAACAATGCCCCGGTTGTACAAATCGATTACTGTGCATAGATACATCCAGCCTTCTTCCGTTTTCAGGTAAGTCACGTCAGAAACCCAAGCCATTCCTGGCCTTTTTACCACAAAATTCTGCTTCAGCCGATTCGGTGAAGCCGGAAATTTGTGAGA
This genomic window contains:
- a CDS encoding IS3 family transposase, with amino-acid sequence MKCMIIDENRGEYAIEKVAEILGISASAYYYRKKHPLGKREIETIKLTAAIKDIFFESWETYGSPRVTEELKKNGWRVSRGRVSRIMQENNWVAKAAAKYVITTDSSHKFPASPNRLKQNFVVKRPGMAWVSDVTYLKTEEGWMYLCTVIDLYNRGIVGWSLEDNLTAEIAIKAMKVAWANHRPSDRLIFHSDRGIQYACHEFRKVLKGYGFKQSMSRKGNCWDNAPAESFFHTLKTEEVRGQSYRSKAECRLKIFEYIEIFYNRRRMHSSLGYKTPFEFEQEYLRGCYWNAA